Proteins from a single region of Candidatus Latescibacter sp.:
- a CDS encoding rhomboid family intramembrane serine protease gives MQWWKSIPHWLETRKSTATTTCSRAAGPNSIAGYLNHKLRRKLQSMFPLYSDRPISTFPFITILLIIINVIVFWMQITTPGSIDRSVFAYGMVPFNFFHPGKAHLPGQLHPHLALLTSMFMHGGFLHLGGNMLYLWVFGRNIEDDFGHFRFLLFYLAAGILATLAFAYAFPSSNIPLVGASGAIAGVLGAYFLRFPASRIHTLVIFIIFIRIIPIPAFFILGLWFFIQIGSSALTFTTSAGAAGQGGIAFISHVAGFVFGMVFTIWWLRRNFHSRGRHA, from the coding sequence TTGCAGTGGTGGAAATCGATCCCGCACTGGCTAGAAACAAGAAAATCAACCGCTACAACGACCTGTTCGAGAGCCGCAGGCCCGAATTCTATCGCCGGATATCTGAACCATAAACTCAGGAGAAAGCTCCAGTCCATGTTTCCTCTTTACAGCGACCGGCCGATTTCCACATTTCCTTTTATCACGATCCTCCTTATCATCATCAATGTGATCGTTTTCTGGATGCAGATAACCACACCGGGTTCGATCGACCGGTCGGTATTCGCATACGGGATGGTTCCCTTCAACTTTTTCCATCCCGGAAAGGCACACCTCCCCGGACAGCTTCATCCTCACCTGGCGCTCCTGACCAGCATGTTCATGCACGGCGGTTTCCTTCATCTCGGCGGCAACATGCTCTATCTCTGGGTTTTCGGCCGTAATATCGAGGATGATTTCGGCCATTTCCGCTTCCTCCTCTTCTACCTTGCTGCGGGAATCCTGGCCACCTTGGCATTTGCCTACGCTTTTCCATCTTCAAACATTCCCCTGGTCGGCGCTTCGGGAGCGATCGCCGGAGTGCTGGGCGCTTATTTCCTCCGGTTCCCCGCCTCGCGAATTCATACCCTGGTCATTTTCATCATTTTCATACGGATAATTCCCATACCGGCTTTCTTTATCCTTGGGCTGTGGTTTTTCATTCAGATAGGCTCTTCCGCCCTCACCTTCACCACCTCTGCCGGCGCCGCCGGACAGGGCGGGATAGCATTCATCTCCCATGTCGCCGGATTCGTTTTCGGCATGGTGTTTACCATCTGGTGGCTCCGGAGGAATTTCCATAGTAGGGGAAGGCACGCGTGA
- a CDS encoding nitrilase-related carbon-nitrogen hydrolase produces the protein MKVGFIQFRSVFGDIAANIETMKNLIASVEADLLVLPELATTGYTFTSEEELARIAEPFDNSPSLDELSVLAGVKNCGLVVGFGEISRGTLFNSAALLRPDGSRELYRKIHLFGAENLFFQPGDIPFAVHELNGIRLGIMICFDWYFPESVRVLALKGAEIICHPVNFVLPWGQRSMIVRSLENRVFSITANRYGVESRGDYSFTFTGASQIISPYGEILAAAPAEGESVAVVEIDPALARNKKINRYNDLFESRRPEFYRRISEP, from the coding sequence ATGAAAGTCGGTTTTATACAATTCAGGTCGGTATTCGGTGATATCGCCGCCAATATCGAGACCATGAAAAATCTCATCGCTTCGGTGGAGGCAGATCTCCTGGTTCTGCCAGAGTTGGCAACCACCGGGTACACGTTCACTTCAGAGGAGGAACTCGCCCGGATAGCGGAGCCGTTTGACAATTCCCCCAGCCTGGACGAGCTTTCTGTGCTTGCCGGTGTAAAAAACTGCGGGCTGGTGGTCGGATTCGGAGAGATCAGCCGGGGAACTCTTTTCAACTCGGCGGCGCTTCTCCGTCCGGACGGGTCACGGGAACTTTATCGTAAGATTCATCTTTTCGGGGCTGAGAACCTGTTCTTTCAACCCGGCGACATCCCTTTCGCAGTGCATGAGCTGAACGGGATCAGGCTTGGGATAATGATCTGTTTCGACTGGTACTTCCCGGAATCGGTCCGGGTGCTCGCCCTGAAGGGCGCTGAGATTATCTGCCATCCGGTGAACTTTGTCCTGCCCTGGGGCCAGCGCTCAATGATAGTCCGCAGCCTTGAGAACCGTGTATTCAGCATTACCGCCAACCGCTATGGAGTGGAGAGCCGGGGGGATTACTCGTTCACTTTCACCGGCGCAAGCCAGATCATATCGCCTTACGGTGAGATACTGGCCGCCGCTCCTGCGGAAGGTGAATCGGTTGCAGTGGTGGAAATCGATCCCGCACTGGCTAGAAACAAGAAAATCAACCGCTACAACGACCTGTTCGAGAGCCGCAGGCCCGAATTCTATCGCCGGATATCTGAACCATAA
- a CDS encoding DUF2283 domain-containing protein yields the protein MRISYDAEVDVLYIRFLEKTVTTQHITEGISVDYAADGHIAGIEILDAVNRFGDPEVFRKVILEDVGLTKHVSI from the coding sequence TTGAGAATTTCATATGACGCCGAGGTGGATGTTCTTTACATCCGATTTTTAGAAAAAACAGTGACAACACAGCATATTACAGAAGGTATTTCGGTTGATTATGCTGCGGATGGTCATATTGCCGGAATAGAAATACTGGATGCGGTAAATCGATTCGGCGACCCAGAAGTTTTCCGAAAAGTTATTCTTGAAGATGTGGGACTGACAAAACATGTTTCTATCTGA